A single genomic interval of Bacillus smithii harbors:
- the trpB gene encoding tryptophan synthase subunit beta, translating to MSTYVQPDEKGYFGPFGGRFVPETLMRAVQELEIAYEEAKNDENFLQKLRYYLKEYVGRQTPLYYAKNLTEKLGGAKIYLKREDLNHTGAHKINNTIGQALLALRMGKRKVVAETGAGQHGVATATVSALLNMDCIIFMGEEDVRRQKLNVFRMELLGAKVVSVRQGSGTLKDAVNEALRYWVANVEDTHYIMGSVLGPHPFPKIVRDFQSVIGKETKQQIIEKEGKLPDAIVACVGGGSNAMGMFYPFLEDESVRLFGVEAAGSGLDTGKHAATLTKGSVGILHGSKMYLLQDENGQIQEAHSISAGLDYPGVGPEHSLLKEIKRVHYTSVTDQEALEGFQTLTKTEGIIPALESSHAVAHALKLAPTMKPEEVLVVCLSGRGDKDVETVQAVLKGEEK from the coding sequence ATGAGTACGTATGTTCAACCAGATGAAAAAGGATATTTTGGGCCGTTTGGAGGCCGCTTTGTTCCGGAAACGTTAATGAGAGCTGTCCAGGAATTGGAAATCGCTTATGAAGAAGCGAAAAACGACGAAAACTTTTTGCAAAAGCTGCGCTATTACTTAAAAGAATACGTAGGGCGACAAACGCCGCTCTACTATGCTAAAAATCTAACGGAAAAACTCGGAGGCGCGAAAATCTATTTGAAGCGCGAAGATTTGAACCATACGGGAGCCCATAAAATCAACAATACGATCGGGCAGGCGCTTCTTGCGTTGCGAATGGGAAAAAGAAAGGTGGTAGCAGAAACAGGAGCAGGCCAGCACGGCGTAGCGACGGCGACCGTTAGTGCCCTGCTAAATATGGATTGTATCATCTTTATGGGGGAAGAGGATGTTCGCCGCCAAAAGCTGAATGTGTTCCGAATGGAGCTTCTTGGGGCAAAAGTTGTCAGCGTGCGACAAGGAAGCGGCACATTGAAAGACGCGGTCAATGAAGCGCTCCGCTACTGGGTCGCGAATGTGGAAGATACTCATTATATTATGGGGTCGGTTCTTGGTCCTCATCCGTTTCCAAAAATAGTACGCGATTTTCAAAGTGTAATCGGAAAGGAAACAAAACAACAAATCATCGAAAAAGAAGGAAAGCTTCCGGATGCCATTGTTGCCTGTGTCGGTGGGGGCAGCAATGCGATGGGGATGTTTTACCCATTTTTGGAAGATGAGTCCGTCCGCTTGTTCGGTGTCGAGGCAGCCGGAAGCGGACTAGATACCGGCAAACATGCTGCTACACTCACGAAAGGATCAGTCGGAATTTTACACGGGTCGAAAATGTATTTATTGCAGGATGAAAATGGGCAAATTCAGGAAGCCCACTCCATTTCAGCGGGATTGGATTATCCCGGAGTAGGTCCCGAACATAGCTTGTTAAAAGAAATCAAAAGAGTCCATTATACATCGGTGACCGATCAAGAAGCGCTGGAAGGATTTCAAACGTTGACGAAAACGGAGGGGATTATTCCGGCGTTGGAAAGTTCCCATGCGGTGGCGCATGCATTGAAATTAGCGCCGACGATGAAGCCGGAAGAAGTGTTGGTGGTTTGTTTGTCCGGACGAGGAGATAAAGACGTTGAAACGGTTCAAGCTGTGTTGAAAGGGGAAGAAAAATGA
- a CDS encoding phosphoribosylanthranilate isomerase, with translation MFVKICGITDIETALFAAECGADAIGMVFANSKRRVSLMKAKEISKSLPKSVWKIGVFVNEDPEIVRNIAKEADLDFVQLHGEETPEYARSLGVPVIKAFGLSKEANEREMADFPASYLLVDSPKGAYYGGNGKTFDWSLIEEKRLKKENLIIAGGLNPENVQQAIQAIQPFGVDVSSGVETEGRKDRRKIKLFIDEAKGVQKR, from the coding sequence ATGTTTGTGAAAATTTGCGGAATAACGGATATAGAAACAGCGTTATTTGCCGCTGAATGCGGGGCGGATGCCATTGGCATGGTGTTTGCGAACAGCAAAAGGCGAGTTTCCTTAATGAAGGCGAAAGAAATATCCAAAAGCTTGCCGAAAAGTGTTTGGAAAATCGGTGTCTTCGTCAATGAAGATCCTGAAATTGTTCGAAACATCGCAAAAGAAGCAGATTTGGATTTTGTTCAGCTGCATGGGGAGGAGACTCCGGAATACGCGAGATCTTTAGGTGTTCCTGTCATTAAAGCCTTTGGGTTGAGCAAAGAGGCAAACGAACGTGAGATGGCAGACTTTCCGGCTAGTTATTTGTTGGTAGACAGCCCAAAGGGAGCTTATTACGGAGGAAACGGAAAAACATTTGATTGGAGTTTAATAGAAGAAAAACGATTGAAAAAAGAAAATTTGATCATAGCCGGCGGGTTAAATCCGGAAAATGTTCAGCAAGCCATTCAAGCCATACAGCCATTTGGTGTCGATGTGTCAAGCGGCGTAGAGACGGAGGGGCGCAAAGACCGCCGGAAAATCAAATTGTTTATAGATGAAGCAAAAGGAGTGCAAAAAAGATGA
- the trpC gene encoding indole-3-glycerol phosphate synthase TrpC, producing MSGTILDRILEKKKDEVRKLKEQFDAGNESKFQKIPFYDAFIHADKMNIIAEVKRASPSKGNINLDVNPAKQAKHYEASGANAISVLTDEPFFKGTLADLKAVRDVVGLPILCKDFIIDPIQIDAAKQAGADVILLIAAALDDEKLKSLYEYAYKQDLEVLLEVHNEEEMERALVLNPSVIGVNNRNLKTFEVDLGVTERLLSRFGKNHDRIFISESGIKTAKDVERVQKAGAKAILVGETLMLADDIQLTMNQLKVHLR from the coding sequence ATGAGCGGAACCATTTTAGACAGAATATTAGAAAAAAAGAAGGATGAAGTGAGAAAACTAAAGGAACAATTCGACGCTGGAAATGAAAGCAAATTTCAAAAAATCCCTTTCTATGATGCCTTTATCCATGCAGACAAAATGAATATTATTGCGGAAGTGAAAAGAGCTTCCCCCTCAAAAGGAAATATCAATCTGGATGTAAATCCTGCTAAACAGGCAAAACATTATGAGGCGAGCGGGGCGAATGCCATTTCCGTTTTAACCGACGAACCTTTTTTTAAAGGAACATTAGCAGACTTAAAAGCAGTTCGCGATGTAGTGGGGTTGCCGATTTTGTGCAAAGATTTCATCATCGACCCCATCCAAATAGATGCCGCCAAACAGGCTGGAGCCGATGTGATCTTGTTGATTGCGGCCGCTTTGGATGATGAGAAACTGAAGTCTTTGTACGAGTACGCCTACAAGCAAGATTTAGAAGTTCTACTAGAAGTGCATAACGAGGAAGAAATGGAGCGGGCGCTTGTTTTGAATCCTTCTGTCATTGGCGTCAATAATCGCAATCTAAAAACGTTTGAAGTAGACTTAGGGGTCACGGAACGACTGTTGTCTCGATTTGGAAAGAATCATGACCGCATTTTTATAAGCGAAAGTGGAATCAAGACGGCGAAAGACGTAGAGCGTGTGCAAAAAGCAGGAGCTAAAGCGATTTTGGTCGGGGAAACGTTGATGCTGGCAGATGACATTCAACTAACGATGAATCAACTAAAAGTCCATTTGAGGTGA